Proteins from a single region of Streptomyces sp. HUAS 15-9:
- a CDS encoding MOSC domain-containing protein, with product MAAVSSNGEYSFTKPNRASITLLAGLGVEGDVHSGVTVKHRSRVAVDPTQPNLRQVHLIHEELFDEVGEAGFQVAAGQLGENVTTRGIDLLSLPVGTLLCIGEEAVVEVTGLRNPCVQIDNFQQGLLKQVVGRDDAGNVVRKAGIMSVVKQGGVVRPGDTIEAKLPDEPHRPLDRV from the coding sequence GTGGCGGCGGTCAGCAGTAACGGTGAGTACTCGTTCACGAAGCCGAACCGCGCGAGCATCACCCTGCTCGCCGGGCTCGGTGTGGAAGGAGATGTGCACTCAGGGGTGACCGTCAAGCACCGCTCACGCGTCGCGGTCGATCCCACACAGCCTAATCTGCGCCAGGTCCATCTCATCCACGAGGAACTCTTCGACGAGGTGGGTGAGGCGGGCTTCCAGGTGGCGGCCGGTCAGCTGGGTGAGAACGTCACCACCCGTGGCATCGACCTGTTGAGCCTGCCGGTGGGCACGCTGCTGTGCATCGGTGAGGAGGCGGTGGTCGAGGTGACCGGTCTGCGCAACCCGTGCGTGCAGATCGACAACTTCCAGCAGGGGCTGCTGAAGCAGGTCGTCGGCCGCGACGACGCCGGCAACGTCGTGCGCAAGGCCGGGATCATGAGCGTCGTGAAGCAGGGTGGCGTGGTGCGCCCGGGCGACACGATCGAGGCGAAGCTGCCGGACGAACCGCATCGGCCGCTGGACCGCGTCTGA
- a CDS encoding glycoside hydrolase family 65 protein, producing MTRWTWEYDGYEPADERLRESLCALGNGYVATRGALPECAAGDVHYPGTYVAGCYNRLTSDVAGRRVENEDMVNLPNWLPLRFRPTGPQWTTEREWLTPDTAEVLDHRMVLHLDSGLLERLTRYGLGDGRALRVRQLRLVHMADPHLAALRTEFTAEGFTGELEVEAALDGGVTNAGVARYRDLDGSHLTHVHTGTAAPDTVWLRCRTRTSDIRIGMAARLTAGAPVSDRHEPPRAVQRLTLPLTAGRTVIVDKTVALHTSRDPAISDPLRAAVDRVGAAPGFDDLLESHLRAWDQLWRRAELDVPGEAGHILRLHLFHVLQTISPHTADLDVGVPARGLNGEAYRGHVFWDELFVLPYLNLHFPEVSRALLRYRHRRLDQARSAARAVGRRGALYPWQSGSDGREETQALHLNPRSGRWLPDHSRLQRHVGSAVAYNVWQYCEASGDAEFRHTKGAEMLLQIARFWADSAIYDERLGRHRIRGVMGPDEYHDAYPDRPEPGLDDNAYTNVTAAWVLARTLDLLHTLPEPRRLELVERTGLDDAELHQWQEVSRTLHVPFHEGVISQFDGYGDLAELDWDGYRERYGDIRRLDRILEAEGDTVNRYRASKQADVLMLGYLFSPAELRSLFDRLGYRLDEETWQRTVDHYLCRTSHGSTLSGLVHGWVLARARRAEAWAYCQEALRGDIADLQGGTTGEGIHLGAMAGTLDLVQRGLTGLETRDGALWLDPVPLPELSSYGFVLRFHGHWGVRLRLGRGQLEVTVPSSDRAPIDLRLPGRSVRLQPGETCWLPTEPGRGPVGPR from the coding sequence GTGACGCGCTGGACCTGGGAGTACGACGGCTACGAGCCCGCGGACGAGCGTCTCAGGGAGTCGCTGTGCGCACTGGGCAACGGCTATGTCGCCACGCGCGGGGCGCTGCCCGAGTGCGCCGCGGGCGACGTGCACTATCCGGGCACTTATGTGGCCGGCTGCTACAACCGGCTCACCTCGGACGTGGCGGGACGCCGCGTCGAGAACGAGGACATGGTCAACCTCCCGAACTGGCTGCCGCTGCGCTTTCGCCCCACCGGGCCGCAGTGGACCACCGAACGGGAGTGGCTGACGCCGGACACCGCCGAGGTGCTCGACCACCGGATGGTCCTCCACCTGGACTCGGGCCTGCTGGAACGCCTGACCCGCTACGGCCTCGGCGACGGGCGGGCCCTGCGCGTGCGGCAGTTGCGCCTCGTCCACATGGCCGACCCGCACCTGGCGGCCCTGCGCACCGAGTTCACCGCCGAGGGCTTCACCGGTGAGCTGGAGGTCGAGGCCGCGCTGGACGGCGGCGTCACCAACGCCGGGGTGGCGCGCTACCGGGACCTGGACGGCAGTCATCTGACCCATGTGCACACCGGCACGGCCGCGCCCGACACGGTGTGGCTGCGCTGCCGTACCCGCACCTCGGACATCCGGATCGGCATGGCCGCCCGCCTCACCGCAGGCGCACCGGTGTCGGACCGGCACGAACCCCCGCGCGCCGTCCAGCGGCTGACCCTGCCGCTGACCGCGGGCCGCACCGTCATCGTCGACAAGACCGTCGCCCTGCACACCTCGCGCGACCCTGCGATCAGCGACCCGCTGCGCGCCGCCGTCGACCGGGTGGGCGCCGCGCCCGGATTCGACGACCTGCTCGAGTCCCATCTCAGGGCCTGGGACCAGCTGTGGCGCAGGGCCGAGCTCGACGTCCCCGGGGAGGCCGGACACATCCTGCGGCTGCACCTCTTCCATGTGCTCCAGACCATCTCCCCGCACACGGCCGACCTGGACGTCGGGGTGCCGGCCCGGGGGCTCAACGGCGAGGCCTACCGCGGCCATGTCTTCTGGGACGAGCTGTTCGTCCTGCCGTACCTCAACCTGCACTTCCCCGAGGTCTCCCGCGCCCTGCTCCGCTACCGCCACCGGCGCCTGGACCAGGCCCGTTCCGCGGCCCGCGCGGTGGGCCGGCGTGGCGCGCTGTACCCGTGGCAGAGCGGCAGCGACGGGCGTGAGGAGACACAGGCCCTGCATCTCAACCCCCGCTCGGGGCGCTGGCTGCCCGACCACTCCCGGCTCCAGCGGCACGTCGGCTCGGCGGTGGCGTACAACGTCTGGCAGTACTGCGAGGCGAGCGGCGACGCCGAGTTCCGGCACACCAAGGGCGCCGAGATGCTGCTGCAGATCGCGCGCTTCTGGGCCGACTCGGCCATCTACGACGAGCGCCTCGGACGGCACCGGATCCGGGGCGTGATGGGCCCCGACGAGTATCACGACGCCTACCCCGACAGGCCGGAGCCCGGTCTCGACGACAACGCGTACACGAACGTCACCGCCGCCTGGGTGCTCGCCCGCACCCTGGACCTGCTGCACACGCTGCCCGAGCCGCGCCGCCTCGAACTCGTCGAGCGCACCGGCCTCGACGACGCCGAGCTCCACCAGTGGCAGGAGGTGTCCCGCACCCTCCACGTTCCCTTCCACGAAGGCGTCATCAGTCAGTTCGACGGCTACGGCGACCTCGCCGAACTCGACTGGGACGGGTACCGCGAGCGCTATGGCGACATTCGGCGCCTGGACCGGATCCTGGAGGCGGAGGGCGACACGGTCAACCGCTACCGGGCGTCCAAACAGGCCGACGTCCTGATGCTCGGCTACCTCTTCTCACCGGCCGAACTCCGGTCCCTCTTCGACCGGTTGGGCTATCGGCTGGACGAGGAGACCTGGCAGCGCACCGTCGACCACTATCTCTGCCGCACCAGCCATGGATCGACCCTCAGCGGTCTGGTGCACGGCTGGGTCCTGGCGCGGGCCCGACGGGCCGAGGCATGGGCGTACTGCCAGGAGGCCCTGCGCGGCGACATCGCCGATCTGCAGGGCGGCACCACCGGTGAGGGCATCCACCTGGGCGCCATGGCGGGCACCCTGGATCTGGTCCAGCGCGGACTGACCGGCCTCGAGACCCGCGACGGGGCGCTGTGGCTCGACCCCGTGCCGCTGCCCGAACTCTCGTCGTACGGATTCGTCCTCCGCTTCCACGGGCACTGGGGCGTACGACTGCGGCTGGGACGCGGCCAGTTGGAGGTCACCGTGCCGTCGTCCGACCGGGCCCCGATCGACCTCCGGCTGCCCGGCCGCTCGGTCCGGTTGCAGCCGGGGGAGACATGCTGGCTGCCGACAGAGCCCGGACGTGGGCCGGTTGGTCCCCGGTGA
- a CDS encoding MBL fold metallo-hydrolase, producing the protein MAAARIEHLVTSGTFTLDGGTWDVDNNVWIVGDDSEAVVIDAAHDAEAILQALDGRALRAILCTHAHNDHIDAAPELAARTGAPILLHADDLPLWKQTHPERAPDGELTDGQTVKVAGTRLTVLHTPGHAPGAVCLYAPDLTALFSGDTLFAGGPGATGRSYSDFPTIVGSIRERLLVLPHETVVHTGHGDTTTVGAEAPHLQEWIDRGF; encoded by the coding sequence ATGGCCGCCGCGCGCATCGAACACCTCGTCACCTCGGGGACGTTCACCCTGGACGGCGGCACCTGGGACGTCGACAACAACGTGTGGATCGTGGGCGACGACAGCGAGGCGGTCGTCATCGACGCCGCCCATGACGCGGAGGCCATCCTCCAGGCCCTCGACGGGCGGGCGCTGCGCGCGATCCTGTGCACCCACGCCCACAACGACCACATCGACGCCGCACCCGAACTGGCCGCCCGCACCGGCGCCCCGATCCTGCTGCACGCCGACGATCTGCCGCTGTGGAAGCAGACCCACCCCGAGCGGGCGCCGGACGGTGAACTGACCGACGGGCAGACCGTCAAGGTCGCGGGGACGCGGCTGACCGTGCTGCACACCCCCGGTCACGCCCCGGGAGCCGTCTGTCTGTACGCGCCCGACCTCACGGCGCTCTTCAGCGGCGACACGCTCTTCGCGGGCGGGCCGGGGGCGACGGGGCGGTCGTACAGCGACTTTCCCACCATCGTCGGCTCGATCAGGGAGCGTCTTCTCGTGCTGCCGCACGAGACCGTCGTACATACGGGCCATGGGGACACCACCACCGTCGGCGCCGAGGCACCGCACCTCCAGGAGTGGATCGACCGCGGCTTCTGA
- a CDS encoding S-(hydroxymethyl)mycothiol dehydrogenase encodes MTHQVRAVVARGKGAPVSLETIVVPDPGPGEVLVKVEACGVCHTDLHYREGGINDDFPFLLGHEAAGVVESVGEGVTEVAPGDFVILNWRAVCGQCRACLRGRPWYCFDTHNAQQKMTLTDGTELSPALGIGAFAEKTLVAAGQCTKVDRAASAAAAGLLGCGVMAGIGAAINTGDVGRGDSVAVIGCGGVGDAAIAGARLAGAARIIAVDIDDRKLETARKLGATHTVNSKETDPVEAIRELTGGFGADVVIEAVGRPETYRQAFYARDLAGTVVLVGVPTPQMKLELPLLDVFGRGGSLKSSWYGDCLPSRDFPMLIDLYLQGRLDLDAFVTETIALDEVEKAFERMHHGDVLRSVVVF; translated from the coding sequence ATGACCCACCAGGTTCGTGCCGTTGTCGCGCGGGGCAAGGGCGCCCCTGTCAGCCTGGAGACGATCGTCGTGCCCGACCCCGGACCCGGGGAGGTGCTGGTCAAGGTCGAGGCATGCGGCGTCTGCCACACCGATCTGCACTACCGCGAGGGCGGCATCAACGACGACTTCCCCTTTCTTCTGGGGCACGAGGCGGCCGGTGTGGTGGAGTCCGTGGGCGAAGGGGTCACGGAGGTGGCGCCCGGGGACTTCGTGATCCTGAACTGGCGAGCGGTGTGCGGCCAGTGCCGGGCCTGTCTGCGCGGCCGACCCTGGTACTGCTTCGACACGCACAACGCCCAGCAGAAGATGACCCTGACCGACGGCACGGAGCTCTCGCCCGCCCTGGGCATCGGGGCCTTCGCCGAGAAGACCCTGGTGGCGGCCGGGCAGTGCACCAAGGTGGACCGGGCGGCGTCCGCTGCCGCCGCCGGGCTGCTGGGGTGCGGGGTGATGGCGGGCATCGGTGCCGCGATCAACACCGGCGACGTCGGACGTGGCGACAGCGTGGCCGTCATCGGGTGCGGAGGCGTCGGGGACGCCGCCATCGCCGGGGCGCGGCTCGCCGGGGCGGCCAGGATCATCGCGGTCGACATCGACGACCGGAAGCTGGAGACCGCCCGGAAGCTGGGCGCGACCCACACGGTCAACTCCAAGGAGACCGATCCGGTCGAGGCGATCCGGGAGCTGACCGGCGGCTTCGGCGCGGACGTGGTGATCGAGGCGGTGGGGCGGCCGGAGACGTACCGGCAGGCCTTCTACGCCCGCGATCTGGCCGGTACGGTCGTGCTCGTCGGGGTGCCCACCCCTCAGATGAAGCTGGAACTGCCGCTGCTGGACGTCTTCGGCCGCGGCGGGTCGCTGAAGTCGTCCTGGTACGGCGACTGTCTGCCCTCCCGGGACTTCCCGATGCTCATCGACCTGTATCTGCAGGGCCGTCTCGACCTCGACGCGTTCGTGACGGAGACCATCGCCCTGGACGAGGTCGAGAAGGCCTTCGAGCGTATGCACCACGGTGACGTCCTGCGCTCGGTGGTGGTGTTCTGA
- a CDS encoding DUF1330 domain-containing protein has translation MPAYAIAHLQEAAPHPEIAEYIERIPATFEPYGGRFLVHASQHEVKEGSWPGHVVVIAFPGMAEARAWWDSPAYQEIAPLRSRHIEGDIVLVPGVPEDYDPAGTAKAMREAMTVE, from the coding sequence ATGCCCGCCTACGCGATAGCCCACCTGCAGGAAGCCGCCCCGCACCCGGAGATCGCCGAGTACATCGAGCGGATCCCCGCGACCTTCGAGCCGTACGGCGGCCGCTTCCTCGTGCACGCCTCGCAGCACGAGGTGAAGGAGGGCAGCTGGCCGGGGCATGTGGTGGTGATCGCCTTCCCCGGCATGGCCGAGGCGCGGGCGTGGTGGGACTCACCCGCGTACCAGGAGATCGCACCGCTGCGCTCCCGCCACATCGAGGGCGACATCGTTCTCGTCCCAGGCGTCCCCGAGGACTACGACCCGGCAGGCACCGCCAAGGCGATGCGTGAGGCGATGACTGTCGAGTAG
- a CDS encoding bifunctional 3-phenylpropionate/cinnamic acid dioxygenase ferredoxin subunit encodes MMIPACRLADLPRGEAHRLDIDPPVSVFHTDDGELFAIDDTCTHQDASLADGWLEGCEVECPLHASKFDLRTGAVDAPPAKLPVRTHEVVVEDGMIYVRVSTRAPNLPPCVASRLAKGPA; translated from the coding sequence ATGATGATTCCCGCGTGCCGACTCGCGGATCTGCCGCGAGGCGAGGCCCACCGGCTCGACATCGACCCGCCGGTCTCGGTGTTCCACACCGATGACGGCGAGCTCTTCGCCATCGACGACACCTGCACCCACCAGGACGCCTCGCTCGCCGACGGCTGGCTGGAGGGCTGCGAGGTGGAATGCCCGCTGCACGCCTCGAAGTTCGACCTGAGGACCGGTGCCGTCGACGCCCCGCCGGCCAAGCTCCCGGTCCGCACCCACGAGGTCGTCGTCGAGGACGGCATGATCTATGTGCGGGTGTCCACCCGGGCTCCCAACCTGCCGCCCTGCGTCGCCTCCCGCCTGGCCAAAGGCCCCGCGTGA
- the polX gene encoding DNA polymerase/3'-5' exonuclease PolX has protein sequence MARSNDEVAALLQEYADLISITGGDAFKARVYEKAARAIGGHHADVRTLDVKGLKEIPGVGKSIAEKVVEYFRTGNISAVADLRARIPAGVRQLTAIPTLGPRKALLLYEELGISSVDELTEAIHDERLRDLKGFGPRTEENILHGIELLHSTGDRVLLDVAMDLAEEITGALSGVRGCRRCAYAGSLRRVRETIGDIDILATAEDSAPLMRAFTELPYVTEVIAHGRTKTSIRTTKGLSVDLRVVPPDSWGAALQYFTGSKAHNIRTRELAVHQGLKLSEYGLFDAESGEKIVSESEEDVYARLGLPWIPPTLREDRGEIEAGLRGELPDLVSEADIRGDLHTHTDLTDGLAPLEEMVAAAAERGYAYYAITDHGPNLYMQRMTDERMLAQRERVRELDGYGARGRRGGMWLLHGVELNIDPDGGVDWPKEFLAGFDLCVASVHSHFNQGREAMTRRLVRACENPCVNIIGHPTTRIVGKRPGVDADLDEIFAACARTGTALEINAHPHRLDLRDEDVLRARRYGVKFAVDSDAHAALHLANMRYGVGTAQRGWLTKDDVINTWPRARLKRFLRKKEASWSADAHHEEAQLGGRRRRR, from the coding sequence GTGGCCCGGTCCAATGATGAGGTCGCCGCGCTGCTCCAGGAGTACGCCGATCTGATCTCGATCACCGGAGGAGACGCGTTCAAGGCACGCGTCTACGAGAAGGCTGCCCGCGCGATCGGCGGCCACCACGCCGACGTCCGCACCCTCGACGTCAAGGGCCTGAAGGAGATACCCGGCGTCGGCAAGTCGATCGCCGAGAAGGTCGTCGAGTACTTCCGCACCGGCAACATCTCCGCCGTGGCGGACCTGCGGGCGCGGATCCCGGCCGGGGTGCGGCAGTTGACCGCCATACCCACCCTGGGACCGAGGAAGGCGCTCCTGCTCTACGAGGAACTGGGGATCTCGTCGGTCGACGAGCTCACCGAGGCCATTCACGACGAGCGGCTGCGCGATCTCAAGGGCTTCGGACCGAGAACGGAGGAGAACATCCTCCACGGCATAGAGCTGCTGCACTCCACCGGCGACCGTGTCCTGCTCGACGTCGCCATGGACCTCGCCGAGGAGATCACCGGCGCGCTGTCCGGAGTGAGAGGCTGCCGGCGCTGCGCCTACGCCGGCTCACTGCGCCGTGTCCGCGAGACGATCGGCGACATCGACATCCTCGCCACGGCCGAGGACTCGGCGCCGCTCATGCGGGCCTTCACCGAGCTGCCGTACGTCACCGAGGTCATCGCGCACGGCCGGACCAAGACGTCGATCCGCACCACCAAGGGCCTCTCCGTCGATCTGCGCGTCGTCCCGCCGGACTCCTGGGGAGCCGCGCTGCAGTACTTCACCGGCTCCAAGGCGCACAACATCCGTACCCGGGAACTGGCCGTGCACCAGGGCCTGAAGCTGTCCGAGTACGGGCTCTTCGACGCCGAGAGCGGAGAGAAGATCGTCTCCGAGAGCGAGGAGGACGTCTACGCCCGGCTCGGCCTGCCCTGGATCCCGCCGACGCTGCGTGAGGACCGCGGGGAGATCGAGGCCGGGCTGCGCGGCGAACTGCCCGACCTGGTGAGCGAGGCGGACATCCGGGGCGACCTGCACACCCACACCGACCTCACCGACGGGCTCGCCCCGCTGGAGGAGATGGTCGCGGCGGCCGCCGAGCGCGGCTACGCCTACTACGCGATCACCGATCACGGACCGAACCTGTACATGCAGCGCATGACCGACGAGCGGATGCTGGCGCAGCGCGAGCGCGTACGGGAGCTCGACGGGTACGGCGCGCGGGGGCGGCGGGGCGGGATGTGGCTGCTGCACGGCGTGGAACTGAACATCGACCCCGACGGCGGGGTGGACTGGCCAAAGGAGTTCCTGGCCGGCTTCGATCTGTGCGTGGCCTCGGTGCACTCGCACTTCAACCAGGGCCGCGAGGCGATGACCCGTCGACTCGTACGGGCCTGTGAGAACCCCTGCGTCAACATCATCGGCCACCCCACCACCCGTATCGTCGGCAAACGGCCGGGCGTCGACGCCGACCTCGACGAGATCTTCGCCGCCTGTGCGCGCACCGGCACCGCCCTGGAGATCAACGCCCACCCCCACCGGCTCGACCTGAGGGACGAGGACGTCCTGCGGGCCCGGCGGTACGGGGTGAAGTTCGCCGTGGACAGCGACGCCCACGCCGCCCTCCACCTGGCGAACATGCGCTACGGGGTGGGCACGGCCCAGCGCGGCTGGCTCACCAAGGACGACGTGATCAACACCTGGCCCCGGGCACGGCTCAAGCGCTTCCTGCGCAAGAAGGAGGCGTCCTGGTCAGCCGATGCACACCACGAGGAGGCACAGCTCGGAGGGCGACGTCGCCGCCGGTGA
- a CDS encoding DUF1876 domain-containing protein yields MITVEAKQWTVQIYITEEGDDTQARAVLSTRDTSTVTGRGVARRNPVDRPVPEIGDELAASRALEDLAIRLHDVAADDIVQLAGPVEA; encoded by the coding sequence GTGATCACGGTGGAAGCGAAGCAGTGGACCGTGCAGATCTACATCACCGAGGAAGGCGACGACACGCAGGCGCGTGCCGTGCTGTCCACCCGCGACACGTCGACCGTCACCGGCCGGGGTGTGGCGCGGCGGAATCCGGTCGACCGGCCGGTGCCGGAGATAGGGGACGAACTGGCCGCCAGCCGCGCGCTGGAGGACCTCGCCATCCGGCTGCACGACGTGGCCGCCGACGACATCGTCCAGCTGGCCGGTCCCGTCGAGGCGTGA
- a CDS encoding universal stress protein, with translation MLPPVVVGVDGSAESLAAAEWAAREAARRERPLRLVHAWNPPPSTKEDGTAAAGRRYLAQRTLRQAEDAVRAACPEIRLHDELVEGPPVEALLEGAEGAELLVLGSRGLSGFTGFLVGSVALGVVARATRPVVLVRAGEETADEHLPAPDGSASSTTGYRDVVLGVDLSEPCDEVIEFAFEAARLRRARLRAVHAWQPPGPLGLGEGDIGLIDDPRRAEEWLGFLKAVLQVWRDKYPEVEVLETVVEDKPANALLRAATGASLLVVGHHLTQRRIGPRTGPTTHSAIHHIYCPVAVVPHA, from the coding sequence ATGCTTCCGCCCGTCGTCGTCGGAGTGGACGGATCCGCCGAGAGCCTTGCCGCAGCGGAATGGGCGGCCCGCGAGGCCGCACGCCGCGAGCGGCCACTGCGTCTGGTCCATGCCTGGAACCCGCCGCCGAGCACGAAGGAGGACGGCACGGCCGCCGCCGGCCGCCGCTACCTCGCCCAGCGCACACTGCGTCAGGCGGAGGACGCAGTGCGTGCCGCGTGCCCCGAGATCCGGCTGCACGACGAGCTGGTCGAGGGCCCGCCGGTCGAGGCGCTGCTGGAGGGGGCCGAGGGGGCCGAACTGCTGGTGCTGGGGTCGCGGGGGCTGAGCGGCTTCACCGGGTTCTTGGTGGGTTCGGTCGCCCTGGGCGTGGTGGCACGGGCGACCCGGCCGGTGGTGCTGGTACGGGCCGGTGAGGAGACCGCCGACGAGCACCTGCCCGCCCCCGACGGCAGCGCCTCGAGCACGACCGGCTACCGGGACGTGGTGCTGGGCGTCGATCTGAGCGAGCCGTGCGACGAGGTCATCGAGTTCGCCTTCGAGGCGGCCCGGCTGCGGCGGGCCCGGCTGCGGGCGGTGCACGCCTGGCAGCCGCCGGGGCCGCTGGGCCTGGGCGAGGGCGACATCGGGCTGATCGACGATCCCCGGCGGGCCGAGGAGTGGCTGGGCTTCCTCAAAGCGGTGCTGCAGGTGTGGCGCGACAAGTATCCCGAGGTGGAGGTCCTGGAGACGGTGGTCGAGGACAAGCCCGCGAACGCGCTGCTGCGCGCCGCGACCGGGGCGAGCCTCCTGGTCGTGGGACACCATCTCACCCAGCGGCGGATCGGCCCGCGCACCGGGCCCACCACCCACTCCGCCATCCACCACATCTACTGCCCCGTGGCCGTCGTGCCCCACGCGTGA
- a CDS encoding CapA family protein yields MNGGTVTLFLCGDVMLGRGVDQILPHPGDPALQEGYVGDALGYVRSAEAVNGPIPAPVIPAWPWGEALGVLEEESPDVRIVNLETSVTRSDAFAPGKGVHYRMSPANVPALLVARPDVCVLANNHVLDFGRAGLAETLDTLSRAGLRTAGAGRDAREARAPVAVPVGRGGRVLVFALGASCSGIPSDWAAGPDRSGVAFVPALTRAEADGVVEQVRRVRRPGDIVVVSVHWGSNWGYRVPERQVRFAHALIDGGVDVIHGHSSHHPRPVEVYHERLVLHGCGDFIDDYEGITGYEAYRDDLRLAFLVSVEAATGRLTGLRMVPLRARRMRLEHACAEDRDWLREALERVSKGVSVAVAADGALTLELPGRSALDRRPGGAQPEE; encoded by the coding sequence ATGAACGGCGGCACGGTGACGCTGTTCCTGTGCGGCGACGTGATGCTGGGGCGCGGAGTGGACCAGATCCTTCCGCACCCGGGCGATCCTGCCCTGCAGGAGGGATACGTCGGCGACGCCCTCGGCTATGTCCGGAGCGCGGAGGCAGTGAACGGCCCGATCCCCGCCCCCGTCATCCCCGCCTGGCCGTGGGGCGAGGCGCTCGGGGTGCTGGAGGAGGAGTCCCCGGACGTCCGGATCGTCAACCTGGAGACGTCCGTCACCCGTAGCGACGCGTTCGCTCCGGGCAAGGGGGTCCACTACCGCATGAGCCCGGCGAACGTGCCCGCGCTGCTGGTGGCCCGGCCCGATGTCTGCGTCCTGGCCAACAACCACGTGCTGGACTTCGGGCGGGCGGGGCTGGCCGAGACCCTGGACACCCTCTCCCGCGCGGGGCTGCGTACGGCGGGCGCCGGACGGGACGCGCGGGAGGCGCGCGCCCCCGTGGCGGTCCCCGTGGGCCGCGGCGGGCGCGTGCTGGTGTTCGCGCTCGGCGCGTCGTGCAGCGGCATCCCCTCCGACTGGGCGGCGGGCCCGGACCGCTCGGGCGTCGCGTTCGTCCCCGCGCTCACCCGGGCCGAGGCCGACGGGGTCGTGGAGCAGGTACGCCGGGTCAGGCGCCCGGGGGACATCGTCGTCGTCTCCGTGCACTGGGGCTCGAACTGGGGCTACCGCGTCCCCGAGCGGCAGGTCCGCTTCGCGCACGCCCTGATCGACGGCGGTGTGGACGTGATCCACGGTCACTCCTCGCACCATCCGCGCCCCGTCGAGGTGTACCACGAGCGGCTCGTGCTGCACGGCTGCGGCGACTTCATCGACGACTACGAAGGCATCACGGGGTACGAGGCGTACCGCGACGACCTCCGGCTGGCGTTCCTGGTCTCGGTCGAGGCGGCCACCGGCCGCCTCACCGGCCTGCGCATGGTGCCGCTGCGGGCCCGGCGGATGCGGCTGGAGCACGCCTGTGCCGAGGACCGGGACTGGCTGCGCGAGGCGCTGGAGCGGGTCAGCAAGGGTGTGTCCGTCGCCGTGGCGGCCGACGGGGCGCTGACGCTGGAACTCCCGGGCCGGTCCGCTCTGGACCGGCGGCCCGGCGGGGCGCAGCCTGAGGAGTAG
- a CDS encoding class I SAM-dependent methyltransferase → MDRDIRTVEDVLRLLDGLFASDADRWTARAASWWDGFYADRSKPVPFFVTKPDENLVSYLDRGLISPGRALDLGCGPGRNALHLASLGFAVDAVDLSPAAIAWARDRAHETGADVRFHCGDAFASTGAAPDGPYDLIYDSGCFHHLPPHRRISYLALLDRLLAPGGLFALTCFAAGAMGSELPDTELYRRSSLQGGLAYTPESLRWIFSDLTAIELRRMRDEPSDSPRFGEPFLWTALFRRDAQPGTGAD, encoded by the coding sequence ATGGACCGGGACATCCGCACCGTGGAGGACGTACTCAGGCTCCTGGACGGCCTGTTCGCGTCGGACGCCGACCGCTGGACCGCCCGGGCGGCCTCCTGGTGGGACGGCTTCTACGCGGACCGGAGCAAGCCGGTGCCGTTCTTCGTGACGAAGCCGGACGAGAACCTGGTCTCGTACCTGGACCGCGGCCTGATCAGTCCGGGCCGCGCCCTGGACCTGGGGTGCGGCCCGGGCCGCAACGCGCTGCATCTCGCCTCACTGGGTTTCGCGGTGGACGCGGTCGATCTCTCCCCGGCGGCCATCGCCTGGGCCCGCGACCGTGCCCACGAGACGGGTGCCGACGTCCGGTTCCACTGCGGCGACGCGTTCGCGTCGACGGGCGCCGCGCCAGACGGCCCGTACGACCTGATCTACGACTCCGGCTGCTTCCACCACCTGCCGCCGCACCGCCGTATCAGCTACCTCGCCCTCCTGGACCGGCTCCTCGCACCCGGCGGCCTGTTCGCCCTCACCTGCTTCGCGGCCGGTGCCATGGGGTCCGAACTGCCCGACACCGAGCTGTACCGCCGCTCCAGCCTTCAGGGCGGCCTCGCCTACACGCCGGAGTCCCTGCGCTGGATCTTCTCCGACCTGACGGCCATCGAGTTGCGCCGCATGCGCGACGAACCCTCCGACTCCCCCCGCTTCGGCGAACCCTTCCTCTGGACGGCCCTGTTCCGCCGCGACGCGCAGCCCGGCACGGGCGCGGACTGA